The genomic segment CCCGCGGCATACTCGTCCGGCTCGCGGACATCGAGGATCAGCGTGTCCTCGGCGACCGCGTCGACGTCGATGGCGGGGACGCTCGGGGGTTGTGGCATCACACGGCCACCGTACCCAGCCGGGCGGGCTGGACACCGATGTTGTCGGGAACTTTTCCGGACCGAACGGACAGCCGGCTCGGCCGGTCAGCCGATCTCGGTACGCAGTTGCAGCTCGCTGTCGTCGGTGCGGGTCACGTCCAGGTCGGCGGTCTTCGCGGCGAGGATGACGTCCTCGATGCCGTCCAGCCGCTCGGCGGCGCACACCGCCCGGGCGAGCCGCCCCTTGTACGCCTTGTTGTGGTGGCTGACGGTCGCCAGCCGGCCGTCCGGTCGGGGGAGACGACCCGAACGGTGATCGCGTCGGGCAGCGGGCCGAGCGCCTGGTACATCGAGGAGCGCAGGTCCAGCACGGGGCCGCCGGCGAGCGCGGCGGTCAGCGCCGGTCGCCACACCGATCGCAGCGAGCCGAGGCCGGGCAGCCGGATGCCCGCCGAGAGCCGGTACGCCGGGATCTCGTCGCCGGCCCGTACCGCGCCGAACAGGGCCGACG from the Actinocatenispora thailandica genome contains:
- a CDS encoding YaaA family protein — encoded protein: MFVLLPPSETKAPGGQGAPLQLTRLSFPSLGPIRSRVIAAVQAASTDVDLARTVLRLSARQDAELAANRALWHSATTPALLRYTGVLYEALDYPSLPAADRQRAQERLVVASALFGAVRAGDEIPAYRLSAGIRLPGLGSLRSVWRPALTAALAGGPVLDLRSSMYQALGPLPDAITVRVVSPDRTAGWRPSATTTRRTRGGSPGRCAPPSGWTASRTSSSPRRPPTWT